The genomic interval GTTTTTTTGGCCGCGTGACGACCACCCGGCTCGCGTTCATGCGTTCGAGCGCAATGCGAATGCGGCGGGCGTCGAGTTCCTGCAGCAGTACTTCATCGTCGGCCTGGTTGAGCAACAGATTGCCGCGATCGTGATTGCGAAAGATCTCGTAGAAGAGAGCACTCGACGCCTGCAATTGCCGCGCGCTCTTCTGCTGCCCCGGATGCCCCTGAAACACCAGGCCCGACACGCGCGCAATCTCGCGAAAACGCCGCAGAGAGAGTTCCGACGAATTGAGACTGGCGAGTATGTCGTGATCCAGTTCTTTGGGCGAGAGCAATCCGCTTTCGAGTTGCGCCGCCCAATCGAATGGTTGCGCGGACAACAGTTCGAAGCCGTAGTCGTTCATCGAAATAGAAAAGGTACCCGGTTTTTCGCGCGCGACGCGCCATGCGAGCAGTGCGCCCAAACCGATATGCGCCGTGCGCCCGGCAAACGGATAGCAAAAGAAATGATGTCCTTCGCGCGATTTCACCAACTCCACCACCAGCACGCCCGGCTCCGGCAAGGCCGACCACTTCTGCTGCAATTCGAGCAGCGGCCGCACAGCGCGCATTTCCGGTTCGTCGTAGATGCCGGTCGCGGCGCGTGCAAGCATCGTCAGCGTGGCGTCGGCGAGTTCGGACGAAAGCGGCATACGGCTGCCCGCCCATTGGGGCATGGCTCCGCGCGACGATGTCGCGCGCCGCACCCACGCGGTCATATCCTGCACGCGGATCAATTCGAGTGCACGTCCGCCGAAAGTAAAAATATCGCCCGGTTTCAGCCGTGAAATAAACGATTCCTCGATCGCGCCGATCCGGCCGCCCGACAGATAAGCGACATTCAACGTGCCGTTCGCGACGATCGTGCCGATATTGTTGCGATGCCTTCGCACCAGATCCTCGCGCGGCACGTGGTACATGCCGTCGCTTTCGCGCACCACGCGATGGTAGTCGGGATACGCGCGCAACGCCGTGCCGCCGCCTTCGACGAAGCCGAGCGCCCAGTCGAACTCCGCCTGCGTCAGTTGACGATAGGCATAGGTGCTGCGAATTTCGCCATATAGTTCGCGCGCGTCGAAACCGCCGCCGATCGCCACGGTGACGAGATGCTGCACCAGCACGTCGAACGGTTTCTCAGGCGTTTCGCGGCCTTCTATCTGACGCTTTTCGACGGCCTCGCGCGCGGCGGCGGCTTCGACCAGTTCGAGCGCATGCGTCGGCACGATCGTGACACGCGACGGCCGCCCCGGCGCATGACCCGAACGCCCCGCGCGCTGCATCAAACGCGCGACGCCCTTGGGCGAGCCGATCTGGAACACGCGCTCCACCGGCAGAAAGTCGACACCCAGATCGAGGCTCGACGTACACACCACCACTTTCAGCAAGCCGCTCTTGAGGCCACGCTCGACCCATTCGCGCACTTCCTGATCGAGCGAGCCGTGATGCAGCGCGATCAGGCCGGCCCATTCGGGCCGCGCTTCGAGCAGCGCCTGATACCAGACTTCGCATTGCGAGCGTGTATTGGTAAACACGAGCGAGGTCTGAGCCTCGCCGATCGCCTCGGCCACGGCGCCGACCTGGCGCATGCCCACATGGCCGCCCCACGGAAACCGCTCGATCGTCTCGGGAATCACCGTATCGACGATCAGTGCTTTCGGCAGCGCGCCATGCACGCTCACGCGTGGCGTCTTCACGGGCGCGAGCAACACGTCGCCGGCGAAGGACAGATTGCCGAGCGTCGCCGACAAGCCCCATACCTGCAATTCAGGCCGCCAGTGCGCGAGACGGGCGAGCGCGAGTTGCGTCTGCGTGCCGCGCTTGTTGCCGAGCAGCTCATGCCATTCGTCGACGATCACGAGCCGCACGTGTGCGAGCACATCGTGTGCATCGGGGCGAGTGAGGATGAGCGAGAGACTTTCCGGCGTCGTGACCAGTGCCGACGGCATTCGCCGGTTCTGCCGCGCGCGCTCGGCCGACGACGTGTCGCCGGTGCGCAAACCGACGCTCCACGGCACCGCCAGTTCCGCCGCCGAACTTTGCAACGCGCGCGCCGTATCCGCGGCGAGCGCGCGCATCGGCGTGATCCATAGCACCGTGAGCGGCTCCGGCTGCGTACGGAGCGTGCTGCGCTTTCGCGCACTTGGCGTGGCGGCAAAAGCGGCCAGTGCGCCGAACCAGACGGCCCATGTTTTGCCGGCGCCGGTCGTCGCGTGCAGCAAGCCGCTCGCGCCGCGGGCGATCTCCTGCCAGACCTCGCGTTGAAATTCGAACGGCTGCCAACGGCGCGCCTCGAACCACTCGCCGAGTTTCTCGGCAAACGGGCGCTGCGCAGCGTTTTCGTCGATGGAAAAAGGCTGCGGCTCGAACGCCGGTTCGCGCGCGTCGAGCCGCGCCTGCTGCTCGCGGCTGCGCGGAATGCGGCGCGGCCGGGGCGCGCGGCGCCGCTCCGACGCAGCAGAAGGCGCCGGGATTGTGGTCTCGTCGGAGTCAGCCGGCTCGGTCATCGAAAGCGCTCTTTAGCATTGGATTCGCGTGTCGGCGAACAACTCGAAGGAGGGGATTACCTATGTGGACCGCTAAACCGCTCAGGTGGTTCACCACGCATCTTCGCACTTACGCGCGGCGTGCCGCACGTGTTTAAATGCCGGTGCTTCGGTTGCCTCGACCCAAGGGTTCAAAGTACGCAGCCATATCGCAACGGTCCTTTCACCACAGAGCGCATGTTGAATCACATACAGGCATTGCTGCCGCAAACCTCATTGCGAATCGCGGCTGCGCAAGCTCAACCCATATCGGGCGACGTCACGGGCAACATCGCCAGAACGGTCGAATTGACCGCACTGGCTGCCGACGCCGGTGCAAAACTGGTGGTTTTTCCCGAGAAATTCCTGACCGGCTATGAACCCGACCTGATCGCCGGCGATCCCGCGAAATACGCTTTCGATGCACACGACGCGCGGCTCGAACCGATTCGGGACATCTGCCGGCAGCGTGAAATCGCCGTCATCGTCGGCGCGGCGACGCGCGGCGAGCGCGGCCTGCATATCTCTTCGCTCGTCTTCAGCCGTTCCGGCGCGCAACTCGATTCATATCACAAGCAATACCTGTACAGCAGCGAGACAAGGATCTATCAGCCGGGCACGCAAGGCCGCATGCTCGAACTCGACGGATGGCGCCTCGCGCTCGGCGTGTGCTACGACTCAGGCTTTGCGGAGCACGCGCGCCATGCGGCGGTCAACGGCGCGCACGCGTATCTGGTGAGCGCACTCTTCAGCGTGCAGACCGGCTACCACCAGTCGCGCATCTGGTTTCCCGCGCGGGCCTTCGACAACACGATGTATGCATTGTTGTCGAATCATGTCGGCACGACGGGCGGTTGGGCAACGTGCGGCGCAAGCGCGATCTGGAGTCCGTCTGGTGACGTCATAGCGCAAGCGAGCCGCGAGCGCGAAGAAGTGATTACCGCGCTACTCGATCCGGCGGTGCTGGCCGACGTCCGCGAACGCGAGACGATGCTCGCGGACTTCCGCGAGCGTGACGAGGCGGTTCATGCGATCCGTTACAATGAGGCGCACTACCCATCTGGAGACTCGCTTTGAAATCTATCGTTGCATTGGTCGCAGCAGCTCTTCTGTCTTCGACGGCAATGGCCGCCGCGCCCACCACCGAGAAACTGCCTTCCGGCGTCGTGGTCGAACATCTGACTCAAGGCACAGGCGCCCAACCGGCCGCCGAAGATGTAGTGAAGGTCAACTACCGCGGCACGCTCGCCAACGGTACCGAGTTCGATAGCTCGGCGAAACACGGCGGCCCAGCCACGTTCCCGCTGAACCGCGTGATTCCGTGCTGGACGCAAGGCGTGCAGAAGATGAAGGTGGGCGGCAAGGCCAAACTGACTTGCCCGGCGGCGACTGCTTACGGCGATCGCGGCGTTGGCGTGATTCCGCCGAACAGCGACCTGACCTTCGAGGTCGAGCTGGTCGGTATCGTCAAGTAAACAGCGCGACGTGAACTGAGACTGAGCCCCGCTCCGAATTTCGCAGCGGGGCTTTTCTTTTTCCGGGCACTGCGTCCGCCCATTGCCAGGTACTCCCGCAATGAAACGCGAAAACAATGCCGTGCCCGTCGCCAGCATCGGATTCACCGGCAAGACGGCTGAGGAATTTTTCGATCTGCTGAAAAACGCGCAGGTGCGCACGGTGCTCGACATTCGCCTGAGCAACACGTCGCAACTGGCCGGTTTCGCGAAGAAACAGGACCTGCCTTTCTTTCTCGACAAGTTGTGCGGCGCTGTTTACCGGGAAATGCCCGAGCTGGCTCCGGAGCCCGACTTGTTCAAGCGCTACAAGGCCAACGAGCTGACGTGGGACGAGTTCTCCGCGGCTTACGTCGAACTGATCGCCAGGCGGCGCGTGGAAAGCAATCTGGACGTTGATCTATTCCGCTCGGCTTGCCTGCTTTGCAGTGAACATTTACCACACCATTGCCACCGGCGGCTGGCGCTCGAGTATCTGAACTCGCGCTGGAATAGCCGCCTGAAAATTACCCACCTGTCGTAACCG from Paraburkholderia phytofirmans PsJN carries:
- a CDS encoding ligase-associated DNA damage response DEXH box helicase; this translates as MTEPADSDETTIPAPSAASERRRAPRPRRIPRSREQQARLDAREPAFEPQPFSIDENAAQRPFAEKLGEWFEARRWQPFEFQREVWQEIARGASGLLHATTGAGKTWAVWFGALAAFAATPSARKRSTLRTQPEPLTVLWITPMRALAADTARALQSSAAELAVPWSVGLRTGDTSSAERARQNRRMPSALVTTPESLSLILTRPDAHDVLAHVRLVIVDEWHELLGNKRGTQTQLALARLAHWRPELQVWGLSATLGNLSFAGDVLLAPVKTPRVSVHGALPKALIVDTVIPETIERFPWGGHVGMRQVGAVAEAIGEAQTSLVFTNTRSQCEVWYQALLEARPEWAGLIALHHGSLDQEVREWVERGLKSGLLKVVVCTSSLDLGVDFLPVERVFQIGSPKGVARLMQRAGRSGHAPGRPSRVTIVPTHALELVEAAAAREAVEKRQIEGRETPEKPFDVLVQHLVTVAIGGGFDARELYGEIRSTYAYRQLTQAEFDWALGFVEGGGTALRAYPDYHRVVRESDGMYHVPREDLVRRHRNNIGTIVANGTLNVAYLSGGRIGAIEESFISRLKPGDIFTFGGRALELIRVQDMTAWVRRATSSRGAMPQWAGSRMPLSSELADATLTMLARAATGIYDEPEMRAVRPLLELQQKWSALPEPGVLVVELVKSREGHHFFCYPFAGRTAHIGLGALLAWRVAREKPGTFSISMNDYGFELLSAQPFDWAAQLESGLLSPKELDHDILASLNSSELSLRRFREIARVSGLVFQGHPGQQKSARQLQASSALFYEIFRNHDRGNLLLNQADDEVLLQELDARRIRIALERMNASRVVVTRPKKPTPFAFPLIVGRLREKVSTEKLADRVERMLAELEKAARV
- a CDS encoding carbon-nitrogen hydrolase family protein, with amino-acid sequence MLNHIQALLPQTSLRIAAAQAQPISGDVTGNIARTVELTALAADAGAKLVVFPEKFLTGYEPDLIAGDPAKYAFDAHDARLEPIRDICRQREIAVIVGAATRGERGLHISSLVFSRSGAQLDSYHKQYLYSSETRIYQPGTQGRMLELDGWRLALGVCYDSGFAEHARHAAVNGAHAYLVSALFSVQTGYHQSRIWFPARAFDNTMYALLSNHVGTTGGWATCGASAIWSPSGDVIAQASREREEVITALLDPAVLADVRERETMLADFRERDEAVHAIRYNEAHYPSGDSL
- a CDS encoding FKBP-type peptidyl-prolyl cis-trans isomerase, which encodes MKSIVALVAAALLSSTAMAAAPTTEKLPSGVVVEHLTQGTGAQPAAEDVVKVNYRGTLANGTEFDSSAKHGGPATFPLNRVIPCWTQGVQKMKVGGKAKLTCPAATAYGDRGVGVIPPNSDLTFEVELVGIVK
- a CDS encoding DUF488 domain-containing protein, which gives rise to MKRENNAVPVASIGFTGKTAEEFFDLLKNAQVRTVLDIRLSNTSQLAGFAKKQDLPFFLDKLCGAVYREMPELAPEPDLFKRYKANELTWDEFSAAYVELIARRRVESNLDVDLFRSACLLCSEHLPHHCHRRLALEYLNSRWNSRLKITHLS